The following DNA comes from Chitinophaga nivalis.
CTGGTTCATGATCACCTGGCCCCATCCTTTCACCGGCGCACCGTGGGCATTCCACTGGCCGGTAAACTGTTCGAGTTGTTCGTTGATCTCCGCTATTTCCCGCTCATTGAATGGCCTGTTACTCTGGTATATCCAAACCCTGGAGGCCGGAGAAAAGCCTGCAGGAAAAAATGTATGCTTGTTCATAAATACAAATTTAGGCATTTACGCTGGAAGGAGGACGCATTTGCCCCCTTACTTCCCTGATTCGTCTCTTGTTGCTGGTGTATCGCCTCGTTGGCGGGCATCTACCTATATGGCATTATTATGCCATGCTTTGCGCAATCATTTCTGCGATATCCAATACTTTCACATCGTCTTCTTTACCGGATTCCTTCACGCCGTCTGTGAGCATGGTCATACAAAAAGGACAGTTGGAGGCAATCACGGTGGCGCCGGTATCTACGGCTTCTTTACCCCGGTCGGCATTGATCCGGATGGTTCCTTTTTCTTCTTCCTTGAACATCTGGGCGCCACCGGCACCACAGCACAAACCTTTACTGCGGCAACGCTTCATCTCTATCAGCTCTGCATCCAGTATTTCCAGTACTTTTCGGGGTGCTTCATAAATATCGTTGGCCCGTCCGAGGTAGCAGGAGTCGTGGTAGGTGATTTTTTTGCCTTTGAAAGTGCCGCCACCCTGCAGTTTGATTTTTCCTTCATCGATGAGCGACTGCAGGAAAGTAGTGTGGTGAATCACTTCATAGTTGCCGCCGAGGTCGGGATATTCATTTTTGAGCGTATTGAAACAGTGCGGGCAGGCCGTTACTATTTTCTTTACGCCGTACATATTCAGTAATTGTATGTTGTTCTGGGCCATCATCTGAAAGATGAATTCATTACCGGCTCTTCTGGCCGGATCACCGGTGCAGCTTTCTTCCTTGCCCAGGATGGCGAATTGTACGCCTACTTTATCTAATATGGTAGCAAATGCTTTGGTAATTTTTTGTGCACGCTGATCGAAGCTGCCGGCGCAGCCTACCCAGAACAGTACTTCCGGTGTTTCTCCATTTGCGGCATATTCTGCCATTGTCTTTATATACATGTGCTGTTTTTATCGATAGATGAATACAAGGGAAAAGGGCGGTAGCCGATTATCCGTTTATTTCCATGGCCCATTTATCGCGGTCGTCCATACTGAATTTCCAGGGAGCCATATTGTTTTCGATATTGCTGAACATCCCGGTCCATTCTGCCGGAGCGTTGGATTCTTCCATCACCAGGTGACGGCGCAGCTGCAGGATGATATCCAGCGGGCTGATACTCACCGGGCATTCCTGTACACAGGCGTTGCAGGTAGTGCAGGCGCGCAGTTCTTCTTCTTTGATATAATCGCGGAGCAGGGTTTTGCTGTCGTCGGTGAAAGTGCCGTTGGCCGTGATGTTGCGGCCTACTTCTTCCAGGCGGTCGCGGGTATCCATCATGATTTTACGGGGTGATAATAATTTGCCGGTGATATTGGCGGGGCAGGCGGCGCTGCAGCGGCCACATTCGGTGCAGCTGTAGGCGTCGAGCAGATTTTTCCAGGTGAGGTCAAATACATCTTTGGCGCCAAACTTCGGCATGGTATCGCTGGCAGGCGCATTGGCGGCCAGTTCCGGCTGTAACATCAGCTGTACTTCCTGTTGTACGGCCGGCATATTCTCCATTTCTCCTTTCGGTTCCAGGCTGGCATAATAAGCATTCGGAAAGGCGAGTATAATATGCAGGTGCTTGGAGTAGGGGAGATAGTTCAGGAAACACAGGATACCCACAATGTGCAGCCACCAGCAACCCCGTTCTATCAGTACCAGCGTACCGTCGGAGAAGCCGCTGAACAGCGGGGTAAACAGGCCGGATACCAGCAGGTTGCCGGTAACGGCGTAATGTTCCACACCTCTTGCCTGCAGTGCCTGGTCGGCCGCATTCATGGTCAGGAACAACACCATCAGCACGATTTCCGTGATCAGGATGTAGTTGGCGTCGGAACGGGGCCACCCATCCAGGTCTTTACTGATAAAGCGTTTCAGCTTAAGGATATTTCTGCGCACGAAGAAGATGGCACAACCGGCTAATACCAGTGCCGCCAATACTTCAAATGCACCGACTAATACCGGATATAAACTTCCCAATACGGGAACGAATAAACGATGTTGTCCCAGAATACCGTCCAGGATAATTTCCAGGATTTCGATATTCACAATCAGGAAGCCGGCATACACGAAGAAGTGCAGGATGGCAACGAGCGGGTTGCGGAACATTTTTTTCTGACCGAAAGCCAGCAGGAATACATTTTTCCACCTGAGATCGGGGTGATCATTCAGGTCTTTATCTCGGCCCAGCAGGATATTTCTCCTTATCTGGCGCACCTTTTTCGAGAAAAGATAAACGGCTGCCGCAAAGAGAATTACAAATAACAACTCTTGTACTATTCGCATTATTTCAGATTTGACACCCTAATTTATGTTTTTTTTAGGTATCCACATTTAGCCACAGTATTTTTAGCGCAAAAGCGAACAGCTAAAGCCGAATTACTTATTTTTGCGGGCATGGAAAGCAGGAACATCATTCTTACGAAGGATATTATTCAGAAAAAAATAGAACGTATCGCTTACGAAATCTATGAACTGAACAGCGATGGTACCGATATCATCCTGGCCGGTATCTGGGATCGGGGCGTGATCATCGCCCATAAAATTGCTGCCATCCTGCAGCAGATCTCTCCGTTGAAGATTCAGATTATTGAGCTGCGGCTGAATAAACAACAGCCTGGTGAAGTAACGGTTTCCGAGGATATTGACTTCAATGATAAAGTAGTGGTGGTGGTAGATGATGTTGCCAACTCCGGCCGTACCATGTTATATGCCCTGAAACCCCTGTTGCAATTTCTTCCTAAAAAAATACAAACGGCTGTACTGGTAGACCGCCGGCACAAATCATTTCCTTTATCCGTGGATTTTGTAGGTTATTCCCTGGCTACCACCTTGCAGGATATGGTGTTGGTGGAGATGAACGGAGAAGAAATCATTTCCGCTTATTTTGAATAATCAGAAATAGACCGCATGTACTTTTACCTGACCGCGGGAGTTGATCTCCAGTGCCGGTGCAGGAAATTTCAACATATTCAGTACCTGAAACAATACCCTGACGCCTTTGCGGCGGGTGGGGATTTTAGTGAAGTCCACATCCGGTGACAGGTAAAATTGCCGGATACGCGGGTTGCCGCTGTAGTCATGGTGTACGCCTTTCTGATCGGTCCAGGTATTATCCCGGCCGCCATACATATCGGCGGCGCCCATGCCTGCTGCAATATTCAGCCATTTGGGCAGCCAGCTGTTTTTGTTGAAGGAATGGAGATTGACGGAAAGCCAGTAGGTTTGTCCATTGTAGTCTTTCAGCATTCTTTCCAGGTAGGTAGTGCCGAAAAGCTCGTTTGTCTTGCGTTTTAACGCGGGCTCCTCATATTGTACCGGATGGAAGGAAAATTTCAGTTGTATCCGTTGTTCATCCCATGCCAGCTCCTGACCGATGAGCAGAGCGGCTCCTATGGCATTGGCGCCCATATCGCCCCAGGAAAACCCCCATTTACCGGAGTAGCCATCGAGTATTTCAATCACCGACTGATAGGCGAGGCCGCTCAATCCTCCGATCCAGATCTGTTGCCGGCGTGGTAAGCCCGACCAGCGCCACATTTCCCGGTTATATTTTCCGATAAAATAAGCACTGAAAACATGGCCGGCTTTATCCATCTGGTTCCATTCACCCATGTCATTAAAAAAGTGGAAAGACGTTTTGGGATAGTCTTTATACCAGGCTTTGTTAAGGGCCATCAGGCCGGAGGTATACAGTACGGCCGTGGTGCCGCTGAGCATCCACACCCGGGAAGGCAGGGTGGTATCCGGCAGGGTGGTGAAAGTAACGCGCTCCTGGGCGGAGCTGTGATGCACACCATACAACAGGAAAGCCAGGATAATCAGCGGATACTTCATGCAGGTGTATAAAACAGGACCGGGAATGCGGTTGTTAATAGGTACACACCTGCATTCCCGGTTCCATATGAACTGTTACAGTAATTATTTCAGGTGCATATCCTGAATGATACCTTCTATTTTACGATCCAATATCGCCGTTACGTCGTCAAATGCGGCAACGTCGGACAGTGGTGCATTCACGCTGAAATAGAATTTAATCTTCGGTTCAGTACCGGATGGACGGGCAGATATTTTGCTGCCATCTTCCAGGAGAAACTGCAGTACATTGGATTTCGGCAGTTCCAGTGGTTTGATTTCACCGGTGCGGATATCCTTTACCTGTTGCAGCTGGTAATCGAAGAGGGTTACTACCGGCGAGCCATTGATGGTTGCGGGCGGATTTTCGCGGTAGCCACGCATCATCTCTGCAATTTCGTCGGCGCCTTTCATTCCTTTTTTAGTGATGGAAATGAGGTGCTCTTTATAATAACCGTACTGGATATAGATATCGATCAGCTGCTCGAACAGGGATTTGCCCTGACTACGGGCATAGGCGGCCATTTCACAGATCATAGCTACAGAAGATACGGCATCTTTATCCCGTACATTGTTGCCGATCATGTAACCGTATGATTCTTCACCACCGCAGATAAAGTTTTCCTGTGGCTCTTTCCGGCGGATCAGGTCAGCGATCCACTTGAAACCGGTGAGTACATTATAGCAGTTGACATTGTTTTTGGCTGCAAATACATCAATGAGGTCAGATGTTACCACGGTTTTGGCAACAAAGTCCTGCGGTTTGGCGAGGCCTTTGCGTTTGCGGCCTTCAATGATGTAGTTGAACAGGAGCGCACCGGTCTGGTTACCATTCAGCAGTATCCATTCGCCTTTCAGGTCTTTAACGGCAATGCCTACACGGTCAGCGTCGGGGTCGGTTCCCAGCAGTATATCCGCATCCAGTTCCCTGGCTTTTTTCAGGCCCAGGCTCATGGCTTCTGCTTCTTCGGGGTTAGGATACACCACGGTTGGGAAATTGCCATCCGGGGTAGCCTGCTCCGTTACAATGTTTACATTGGTGAAGCCGTATGCCAGTAATACCTCGGGTACCTGGGTAATACCGGTACCATGAATCGGGGTATATACGATTTTCAGGTCGTGTTGTTGTTTGTTGATATCCGGGTTGATGGATAAGCTGAGGAGTTCCTGCTGATAAGCGAGATCTATTTCTTTACCGATGAGGGTAATATTGGCTTCGCCGCCGCTCCATTTCACTTCATCCGGAGAAGTAATGTTTTCCACTTCCCGGATCACATTGGCGTCATGCGGTGGTACCAGCTGTGCTCCGTCGTTCCAGTAGGCTTTGTAGCCGCTGTATTCTTTCGGGTTGTGGGAGGCGGTTAATACCACACCTCCGTGGCACTGCAGGTGGCGGATGGTGAAAGACAGCTCCGGTGTAGGACGCAGGCTTTCAAAGAGAAATACTTTAATCCCGTTGGCTGCAAACACATTGGCTACGGTTTCTGCAAAATAGCGGGCGTTATTACGACTATCGTGTGCAATGGCTACTTTTACTTCGCCGGGAAATGCTTTTTTCAGGTAGTTGGAAAAGCCCTGGGTAGCCATACCAACGGTATATTTATTCATGCGGTTCGTACCTACTCCCATGATGCCCCTGAGCCCGCCGGTACCGAATTCGAGGTTGCGGTAAAAGGCATCATTGAGTTCATCGGGGTTGCCTGCCTGCATTTGTTTCAGTGTGGCAACTGTCTCCGCGTCATAATTGCCGTTGAGCCACTGCGCTACTTTGTTTTGAATATTAATATCCATGGTCTTCTTTTTAATGAGCCATCCTGCTCAAATGGATTGTAAAGTAAAAATAAAAAAACGAATGTGGGAAATTCCAAATCTTAAAATTCATTGAAAATCGCCCGTATTGGTTAATTTTGTGGGTATGAGGCGGTATGAAGATACTTATAAACAAAAAGGATTACGCAGACAGCTAGTTGATAGTATCCGTCAGAAAGGCATTACAGATGAAAACGTACTGGCGGCTATTAACAATATACCCCGGCATTTTTTCCTCGATACAGCGTTTGAAAGTATAGCATATGATGACCGGGCTTTTCCTATCGGTGAAGGACAAACCATTTCCCAACCCTATACGGTTGCCTATCAGACCCAGCTGCTTGAAGTGAAGCCATACGATAAAGTCCTGGAAATAGGTACGGGTAGTGCTTATCAGGCCTGTGTGCTGGCGGAACTGAAAGCGAATGTACTGACCATTGAACGGCAAAAGAAACTGTTTGAACAGGTAAAACTGTTCCGGTTTAAATCCAAATACCCGAATCTCCGTTTTTTTTATGGAGATGGTTATGAAGGGCTGCCTTCCTATGCGCCCTTCGACAAGGTGCTGGTTACTGCAGCGGCGCCCTATATCCCGGAGAAATTACTGCAACAACTGAAGCC
Coding sequences within:
- a CDS encoding (Fe-S)-binding protein translates to MYIKTMAEYAANGETPEVLFWVGCAGSFDQRAQKITKAFATILDKVGVQFAILGKEESCTGDPARRAGNEFIFQMMAQNNIQLLNMYGVKKIVTACPHCFNTLKNEYPDLGGNYEVIHHTTFLQSLIDEGKIKLQGGGTFKGKKITYHDSCYLGRANDIYEAPRKVLEILDAELIEMKRCRSKGLCCGAGGAQMFKEEEKGTIRINADRGKEAVDTGATVIASNCPFCMTMLTDGVKESGKEDDVKVLDIAEMIAQSMA
- a CDS encoding phosphoribosyltransferase family protein, with amino-acid sequence MESRNIILTKDIIQKKIERIAYEIYELNSDGTDIILAGIWDRGVIIAHKIAAILQQISPLKIQIIELRLNKQQPGEVTVSEDIDFNDKVVVVVDDVANSGRTMLYALKPLLQFLPKKIQTAVLVDRRHKSFPLSVDFVGYSLATTLQDMVLVEMNGEEIISAYFE
- a CDS encoding phospho-sugar mutase gives rise to the protein MDINIQNKVAQWLNGNYDAETVATLKQMQAGNPDELNDAFYRNLEFGTGGLRGIMGVGTNRMNKYTVGMATQGFSNYLKKAFPGEVKVAIAHDSRNNARYFAETVANVFAANGIKVFLFESLRPTPELSFTIRHLQCHGGVVLTASHNPKEYSGYKAYWNDGAQLVPPHDANVIREVENITSPDEVKWSGGEANITLIGKEIDLAYQQELLSLSINPDINKQQHDLKIVYTPIHGTGITQVPEVLLAYGFTNVNIVTEQATPDGNFPTVVYPNPEEAEAMSLGLKKARELDADILLGTDPDADRVGIAVKDLKGEWILLNGNQTGALLFNYIIEGRKRKGLAKPQDFVAKTVVTSDLIDVFAAKNNVNCYNVLTGFKWIADLIRRKEPQENFICGGEESYGYMIGNNVRDKDAVSSVAMICEMAAYARSQGKSLFEQLIDIYIQYGYYKEHLISITKKGMKGADEIAEMMRGYRENPPATINGSPVVTLFDYQLQQVKDIRTGEIKPLELPKSNVLQFLLEDGSKISARPSGTEPKIKFYFSVNAPLSDVAAFDDVTAILDRKIEGIIQDMHLK
- a CDS encoding protein-L-isoaspartate(D-aspartate) O-methyltransferase yields the protein MRRYEDTYKQKGLRRQLVDSIRQKGITDENVLAAINNIPRHFFLDTAFESIAYDDRAFPIGEGQTISQPYTVAYQTQLLEVKPYDKVLEIGTGSAYQACVLAELKANVLTIERQKKLFEQVKLFRFKSKYPNLRFFYGDGYEGLPSYAPFDKVLVTAAAPYIPEKLLQQLKPGGKMVIPVGGNDVQRMLRITKISDTENEQELFDNFSFVPMLAGKK
- a CDS encoding (Fe-S)-binding protein is translated as MRIVQELLFVILFAAAVYLFSKKVRQIRRNILLGRDKDLNDHPDLRWKNVFLLAFGQKKMFRNPLVAILHFFVYAGFLIVNIEILEIILDGILGQHRLFVPVLGSLYPVLVGAFEVLAALVLAGCAIFFVRRNILKLKRFISKDLDGWPRSDANYILITEIVLMVLFLTMNAADQALQARGVEHYAVTGNLLVSGLFTPLFSGFSDGTLVLIERGCWWLHIVGILCFLNYLPYSKHLHIILAFPNAYYASLEPKGEMENMPAVQQEVQLMLQPELAANAPASDTMPKFGAKDVFDLTWKNLLDAYSCTECGRCSAACPANITGKLLSPRKIMMDTRDRLEEVGRNITANGTFTDDSKTLLRDYIKEEELRACTTCNACVQECPVSISPLDIILQLRRHLVMEESNAPAEWTGMFSNIENNMAPWKFSMDDRDKWAMEING
- a CDS encoding YfiM family protein, whose protein sequence is MKYPLIILAFLLYGVHHSSAQERVTFTTLPDTTLPSRVWMLSGTTAVLYTSGLMALNKAWYKDYPKTSFHFFNDMGEWNQMDKAGHVFSAYFIGKYNREMWRWSGLPRRQQIWIGGLSGLAYQSVIEILDGYSGKWGFSWGDMGANAIGAALLIGQELAWDEQRIQLKFSFHPVQYEEPALKRKTNELFGTTYLERMLKDYNGQTYWLSVNLHSFNKNSWLPKWLNIAAGMGAADMYGGRDNTWTDQKGVHHDYSGNPRIRQFYLSPDVDFTKIPTRRKGVRVLFQVLNMLKFPAPALEINSRGQVKVHAVYF